The following are from one region of the Gadus chalcogrammus isolate NIFS_2021 chromosome 19, NIFS_Gcha_1.0, whole genome shotgun sequence genome:
- the dolpp1 gene encoding dolichyldiphosphatase 1, whose product MASEEQCSAPPQWRSISLTHVEFPKDDLTGQVLAYISLFPIAVLVGFVTLIMFKRELHTISFFGGLILNEVVNWLLKHIIKEPRPCAGAHTTLNTDYGMPSSHSQLIWFFVVYFFLFLYLRMHQTNNARCVDLLWRHILSIVLLGVALLVSYSRVYLLYHTWSQVFWGGVAGSAIGITWFFFTQEVLTPIFPKIAAWPISEYFLVRDTSLIPNILWFEYTVTRSEARNRQRKLGTKLQ is encoded by the exons ATGGCGTCGGAAGAGCAGTGCTCGGCACCACCTCAATGGCGGTCAATATCTCTTACACATGTAGAGTTTCCAAAAG ACGACCTAACTGGACAAGTGCTGGCCTACATTAGTCTGTTCCCCATCGCAGTTCTGGTGGGCTTTGTAACACTCATAATGTTCAAACGAGAGCTGCACACG ATTTCGTTTTTCGGTGGACTCATCCTAAATGAAGTGGTGAACTGGCTACTGAAGCACATTATTAAGGAGCCACGCCCATGTGCAG GGGCGCATACTACTCTGAACACGGACTATGGGATGCCTTCTAGTCACTCTCAGCTCATATGGTTCTTTGTTGTgtatttctttctcttcctttaTTTAAG AATGCATCAAACAAACAATGCTCGGTGTGTCGACCTTCTCTGGAGGCACATCCTGTCCATCGTCTTGTTGGGCGTGGCCTTATTAGTTTCCTACAGCAG AGTCTACCTGCTGTATCACACCTGGAGTCAGGTATTCTGGGGGGGCGTGGCTGGCAGTGCCATCGGCATCACTTGGTTCTTCTTCACACAAGAGGTCCTGACGCCAATATTCCCTAAAATAGCTGCTTG GCCGATATCTGAGTACTTCCTGGTGCGAGACACAAGCCTTATCCCAAATATCTTATGGTTTGAGTACACAGTGACCAGATCAGAGGCCAG GAACAGGCAACGAAAACTTGGAACAAAACTTCAGTGA
- the miga2 gene encoding mitoguardin 2 translates to MSLRQADGMSIAQALAMTVAEIPVFLYSTFGQSIFSQLKLSPNLKKVLFATALGSVALALTAHQMKRRGRKRKQVTQSKDVQKNGAGMLEMPMRTGRTSSLKRGPFPGRPSPSMRSNDTMSGISSLAPSKHSSSSHSLASMRAPLSPNHSVTPAAPWDAEPVAEETGSAEDANAENLYIMGMELFEEALQKWELALNIRHHSRSSSSNSLALQGAAACAEVPLLQAEARHKGFAEKLETLLHRAYHLQEDFGSSIPPDSLLADFESEGTLILPRIESSQRQGEDDTTTITSDDSFFSAAELFDAMSLEEAYQPVKQAALYEEALGLVREDKVIFRSLRTELLECYGDQDFLAKLHCVRQAFQVLLLDGTQRTFFMETGKQMIAGLMVKANKSPKGFLESYQDMLLYTQREDTWPITKMELEGRGVVCMNFFDIVLDFILMDAFEDLEEPPSSVVAVLRNRWLSESFKETALATACWSVLKAKRRLLMVPDGFISHFYAISEHVSPVLAFGFLGPRQQLREVCTIFKQQIVQYLKDMFDHDKVRFTSAPCLAQDILSLSHRRSDILLGYLGIDGLQELNGALPATDGSPGS, encoded by the exons ATGTCCCTCAGACAGGCCGACGGGATGTCCATTGCCCAGGCGCTGGCCATGACTGTGGCAGAGATCCCTGTCTTCCTCTACTCCACGTTTGGACAG TCCATATTCTCCCAGTTGAAGCTGAGTCCCAACCTGAAGAAGGTGCTGTTTGCCACAGCTCTGGGCAGCGTGGCTCTGGCGCTCACCGCCCAccagatgaagaggagggggaggaagaggaagcaggTCACGCAGAGCAAAGACGTGCAGAAGAATGGGGCTGGGATGCTTGAGATGCCGATGAGGACGGGCAGAACCTCGTCGCTTAAGAGAG GTCCGTTTCCTGGTCGTCCAAGCCCGAGCATGCGCAGCAATGACACCATGAGTGGAATCTCCTCTCTGGCGCCCAGCAAACACTCAAGCTCCTCCCACAGCCTGGCGTCG atgcgggcccctctctctccaaaccATTCAGTGACCCCGGCGGCGCCGTGGGACGCGGAGCCCGTAGCGGAGGAGACCGGCTCAGCGGAGGACGCCAACGCAGAGAACCTGTACATTATGG GCATGGAGCTGTTTGAGGAGGCCCTTCAGAAGTGGGAGCTGGCCCTGAACATTCGCCACCAcagccgctcctcctccagtaACAGCCTGGCCCTGCAGGGGGCGGCGGCGTGCGCGGAGGTTCCTTTG CTTCAGGCCGAGGCCCGCCACAAAGGCTTTGCAGAGAAGTTGGAGACCCTCCTCCACCGGGCGTACCACCTGCAGGAGGACTTCGGCAGCTCCATCCCTCCAGACAGCCTCCTGGCTGACTTCG AAAGTGAAGGTACCCTGATCCTGCCTCGAATCGAGAGCTCTCAGAGACAGGGCGAGgacgacaccaccaccatcacctctgaTGACTCCTTCTTCTCGGCCGCAGAG TTGTTCGACGCCATGTCCCTGGAGGAGGCGTACCAGCCCGTGAAGCAGGCTGCTCTCTATGAAGAGGCGCTGGGTCTAGTGCGGGAGGACAAGGTCATCTTCCGCTCCCTCCG AACTGAACTGCTGGAGTGTTACGGTGACCAAGACTTCCTCGCAAAACTTCATTGTGTGAGGCAAGCATTCCAG GTTCTTCTATTGGATGGAACTCAACGCACGTTCTTCATGGAGACGGGGAAACAGATGATCGCAGGCCTGATGGTAAAAGCCAACAAG AGTCCAAAAGGTTTCCTGGAGAGCTACCAGGACATGCTGCTGTACACCCAGAGAGAGGACACGTGGCCCATCACCAAGATGGAGCTGGAGGGCCGAGGG GTGGTGTGCATGAACTTCTTTGACATCGTGCTGGACTTCATACTGATGGACGCCTTCGAGGACCTGGAGGAGCCGCCGTCCTCTGTGGTGGCTGTGCTGAGGAACCGCTGGCTCTCAGAGAGCTTCAAGGAGACG GCGCTGGCTACCGCTTGCTGGTCCGTCCTCAAAGCCAAGCGGCGGCTACTCATG GTTCCTGACGGCTTCATCTCTCACTTCTACGCCATATCGGAGCACGTGAGCCCGGTCCTCGCCTTCGGGTTCCTGGGGCCGAGGCAGCAGCTCAGAGAAGTGTGCACCATCTTCAAG CAACAAATTGTGCAGTACCTGAAGGACATGTTTGACCACGACAAGGTGCGCTTCACCTCCGCCCCGTGCCTGGCCCAGGACATCCTGAGCCTCTCCCACCGCCGCAGCGACATCCTGCTGGGGTACCTCGGCATCGACGGCCTCCAGGAGCTCAACGGAGCGCTGCCGGCCACAGACGGCTCCCCAGGGTCCTAG
- the st6galnac4 gene encoding alpha-N-acetyl-neuraminyl-2,3-beta-galactosyl-1,3-N-acetyl-galactosaminide alpha-2,6-sialyltransferase isoform X1, protein MKYLKSCWVGVVSLSLLLLLWGGHVLQSHVPASLPNTGLRGYVRVHPAGRNQFLEMRCSVCALVSSSGQMLGAGVGEEIDRAACVFRMNTAPTRGYEKDVGNRTTVRVVSHTSVPLLLREQNQLLRSSMGTTYVFWGPERHMRQDGKGRVFNALLKTAREHQGLGIYTLTKERIQYCDQVFENETGKNRMKTGSFLSTGFFTMILAMDVCESIHVYGMVDKNYCSRTNNSVVPYHYFERRHVAECRMYRYHEHARRGGHRFITEKAIYAQWARRHRITFKHPSWSH, encoded by the exons ATGAAATATCTG AAGAGCTGCTGGGTTGGTGTGGTCAGCCTCAGCCTGCTTCTGTTACTGTGGGGTGGACATGTGCTTCAGTCCCATGTCCCGGCCTCTCTGCCCAACACTGGCCTCAGAGGGTACGTCCGGGTCCACCCTGCCGGGAGGAACCAG TTCCTGGAGATGCGCTGCAGCGTGTGCGCCCTGGTGTCCAGCTCGGGGCAGATGCTTGGGGCGGGCGTCGGAGAGGAGATCGACCGCGCTGCCTGTGTGTTCCGCATGAACACGGCCCCCACACGGGGGTACGAGAAGGACGTGGGGAATCGCACCACTGTGCGGGTGGTGTCGCACACAAGTGTCCCCCTGCTGCTGAGAGAACAGAACCAGCTCCTCAGAAGCTCCATGGGCACCACCTACGTGTTCTGGGGTCCTGAGCGTCACATGAGGCAAGACGGCAAGGGGCGCGTGTTCAACGCCCTGCTGAAGACGGCCCGGGAGCACCAAGGCCTCGGAATCTACACCCTCACCAAAGAGAGGATTCAGTATTGCGATCAAGTGTTTGAAAACGAAACAGGGAAAAATAG AATGAAGACAGGGTCGTTCCTCAGCACTGGGTTCTTCACCATGATACTGGCCATGGACGTGTGTGAGAGCATCCATGTCTATGGGATGGTCGACAAAAACTACTGCAG CCGCACCAACAACAGTGTTGTTCCGTACCACTACTTCGAGCGACGCCACGTGGCTGAGTGCAGGATGTACAGATACCACGAGCACGCGCGGCGCGGGGGGCATCGCTTCATCACCGAGAAGGCCATCTATGCTCAGTGGGCCAGGCGCCACAGAATCACCTTCAAGCATCCATCCTGGAGCCACTAG
- the st6galnac4 gene encoding alpha-N-acetyl-neuraminyl-2,3-beta-galactosyl-1,3-N-acetyl-galactosaminide alpha-2,6-sialyltransferase isoform X2 yields the protein MRCSVCALVSSSGQMLGAGVGEEIDRAACVFRMNTAPTRGYEKDVGNRTTVRVVSHTSVPLLLREQNQLLRSSMGTTYVFWGPERHMRQDGKGRVFNALLKTAREHQGLGIYTLTKERIQYCDQVFENETGKNRMKTGSFLSTGFFTMILAMDVCESIHVYGMVDKNYCSRTNNSVVPYHYFERRHVAECRMYRYHEHARRGGHRFITEKAIYAQWARRHRITFKHPSWSH from the exons ATGCGCTGCAGCGTGTGCGCCCTGGTGTCCAGCTCGGGGCAGATGCTTGGGGCGGGCGTCGGAGAGGAGATCGACCGCGCTGCCTGTGTGTTCCGCATGAACACGGCCCCCACACGGGGGTACGAGAAGGACGTGGGGAATCGCACCACTGTGCGGGTGGTGTCGCACACAAGTGTCCCCCTGCTGCTGAGAGAACAGAACCAGCTCCTCAGAAGCTCCATGGGCACCACCTACGTGTTCTGGGGTCCTGAGCGTCACATGAGGCAAGACGGCAAGGGGCGCGTGTTCAACGCCCTGCTGAAGACGGCCCGGGAGCACCAAGGCCTCGGAATCTACACCCTCACCAAAGAGAGGATTCAGTATTGCGATCAAGTGTTTGAAAACGAAACAGGGAAAAATAG AATGAAGACAGGGTCGTTCCTCAGCACTGGGTTCTTCACCATGATACTGGCCATGGACGTGTGTGAGAGCATCCATGTCTATGGGATGGTCGACAAAAACTACTGCAG CCGCACCAACAACAGTGTTGTTCCGTACCACTACTTCGAGCGACGCCACGTGGCTGAGTGCAGGATGTACAGATACCACGAGCACGCGCGGCGCGGGGGGCATCGCTTCATCACCGAGAAGGCCATCTATGCTCAGTGGGCCAGGCGCCACAGAATCACCTTCAAGCATCCATCCTGGAGCCACTAG
- the st6galnac6 gene encoding alpha-N-acetylgalactosaminide alpha-2,6-sialyltransferase 6 isoform X2, whose amino-acid sequence MAPRLIEKGQQSHKMVIFGAIFLLTTLLILYSSNSSNDIIYGSIHVAGRPRTVKTTDLKKWAGKEGYVPVYGNKSMLLHCRSCALVTSSSHVLGARAGRDIDASDCVIRMNDAPTLGFQADVGQRTTLRVVAHSSVFRVARRPAEFLNRTAGEPVVVFWGPPTKIGKDAKGTLYRLIQRVSMSHGNLSFFTITPSKMRKFDNLFQKETGRDRAKSQSWLSTGWFTMVLAIEMCDNIKVYGMVPPSHCGKKIGAKKMPYHYYKPRGPDECVTYLTNERGRRGNHHRFITEKQVFGRWAKQYNITFTHPKW is encoded by the exons ATGGCCCCCCGGCTCATAGAAAAG GGGCAACAGAGTCATAAGATGGTGATCTTCGGAGCCATCTTTCTCCTCACCACGCTCCTCATACTCTACAGCTCCAACAGTTCAAACGACATCATCTACGGCTCCATCCACGTGGCGGGCCGACCCCGCACAGTGAAGACCACCGACCTCAAGAAATGGGCTGGGAAAGAGGGCTATGTGCCCGTCTACGGAAACAAG AGCATGCTCCTCCACTGCCGGAGCTGTGCCCTGGTCACCAGCTCCAGCCacgttctgggcgcccgcgccGGCCGCGACATCGACGCCAGCGACTGTGTCATCCGCATGAACGACGCGCCCACCCTGGGCTTCCAGGCCGACGTGGGCCAGCGCACCACCCTGCGCGTGGTGGCCCACTCCAGCGTGTTCCGCGTGGCCCGCCGGCCCGCCGAGTTCCTGAACCGCACCGCCGGGGAGCCCGTGGTCGTGTTCTGGGGCCCGCCCACCAAGATCGGGAAGGACGCCAAGGGGACGCTGTACCGGCTCATCCAGAGAGTGAGCATGAGCCACGGCAACCTGTCCTTCTTCACCATCACGCCCAGCAAGATGCGCAAGTTTGATAACCTGTTCCAGAAGGAGACCGGACGAGACAG GGCGAAGTCTCAGTCGTGGCTGAGCACCGGCTGGTTCACCATGGTGTTAGCCATCGAGATGTGTGATAACATCAAGGTCTATGGGATGGTGCCACCCAGTCACTGTGG AAAGAAAATTGGGGCCAAGAAGATGCCCTACCACTACTACAAGCCACGGGGTCCAGATGAATGTGTGACATACTTAACGAACGAACGGGGCCGCAGGGGCAACCACCATCGCTTCATCACCGAGAAACAGGTGTTCGGTCGCTGGGCAAAGCAATACAACATCACCTTCACACATCCAAAGTGGTGA
- the st6galnac6 gene encoding alpha-N-acetylgalactosaminide alpha-2,6-sialyltransferase 6 isoform X1 has translation MAPRLIEKGQQSHKMVIFGAIFLLTTLLILYSSNSSNDIIYGSIHVAGRPRTVKTTDLKKWAGKEGYVPVYGNKSMLLHCRSCALVTSSSHVLGARAGRDIDASDCVIRMNDAPTLGFQADVGQRTTLRVVAHSSVFRVARRPAEFLNRTAGEPVVVFWGPPTKIGKDAKGTLYRLIQRVSMSHGNLSFFTITPSKMRKFDNLFQKETGRDRAKSQSWLSTGWFTMVLAIEMCDNIKVYGMVPPSHCGHLTEGTGRLEGWTQRKKIGAKKMPYHYYKPRGPDECVTYLTNERGRRGNHHRFITEKQVFGRWAKQYNITFTHPKW, from the exons ATGGCCCCCCGGCTCATAGAAAAG GGGCAACAGAGTCATAAGATGGTGATCTTCGGAGCCATCTTTCTCCTCACCACGCTCCTCATACTCTACAGCTCCAACAGTTCAAACGACATCATCTACGGCTCCATCCACGTGGCGGGCCGACCCCGCACAGTGAAGACCACCGACCTCAAGAAATGGGCTGGGAAAGAGGGCTATGTGCCCGTCTACGGAAACAAG AGCATGCTCCTCCACTGCCGGAGCTGTGCCCTGGTCACCAGCTCCAGCCacgttctgggcgcccgcgccGGCCGCGACATCGACGCCAGCGACTGTGTCATCCGCATGAACGACGCGCCCACCCTGGGCTTCCAGGCCGACGTGGGCCAGCGCACCACCCTGCGCGTGGTGGCCCACTCCAGCGTGTTCCGCGTGGCCCGCCGGCCCGCCGAGTTCCTGAACCGCACCGCCGGGGAGCCCGTGGTCGTGTTCTGGGGCCCGCCCACCAAGATCGGGAAGGACGCCAAGGGGACGCTGTACCGGCTCATCCAGAGAGTGAGCATGAGCCACGGCAACCTGTCCTTCTTCACCATCACGCCCAGCAAGATGCGCAAGTTTGATAACCTGTTCCAGAAGGAGACCGGACGAGACAG GGCGAAGTCTCAGTCGTGGCTGAGCACCGGCTGGTTCACCATGGTGTTAGCCATCGAGATGTGTGATAACATCAAGGTCTATGGGATGGTGCCACCCAGTCACTGTGG acatttgaccgagggaaccgggaggctcgaaggctggactcagag AAAGAAAATTGGGGCCAAGAAGATGCCCTACCACTACTACAAGCCACGGGGTCCAGATGAATGTGTGACATACTTAACGAACGAACGGGGCCGCAGGGGCAACCACCATCGCTTCATCACCGAGAAACAGGTGTTCGGTCGCTGGGCAAAGCAATACAACATCACCTTCACACATCCAAAGTGGTGA